In the Haloferula helveola genome, one interval contains:
- a CDS encoding sulfatase-like hydrolase/transferase, whose product MKTLALAILLASPLSLSAAGKRPNFLIIVADDQATSDFGFYDPKSTLETPNLDRLAAEGTVLDAAYHMGSWSGAVCTPSRHMIMSGASVWHLPRKKRDGAGAKLAASLADNSLAAVFNRAGYDTMRTCKNGNSFAAANRKFQVVRDASKRDAPDPLGSGWHAQQVLDYLAQREVEKDPDPFLIYFGFSHPHDTRNGKDDLLAKYGASNHTDRSVLPKLGAKSPPLPPNYLPRHPFDSTHMGCRDEVNVSGVWDKRDPATVRNEIGREFACSENIDIQVGKVLAKLETMDQLENTIVIYTSDHGIAIGRHGLMGKQNLYEHTWRVPFIVKGPGIKAGHRAPGNAYLMDLLATCCDFAGIESPPTNEGTSLRPILEGKKETVRDTLYGVYCGGTKPGIRSVRSGDWKLVKYEDEKNGTVHTQLFDLASNPLELLPAHHDSAVSKLTGIKPDGVQTNLAAKPEFEAKRKELEELLLRQMKDHDDPYRFSDHTGS is encoded by the coding sequence ATGAAAACACTCGCCCTCGCCATTCTACTGGCTTCCCCCCTGTCACTCTCCGCAGCAGGAAAGCGACCCAACTTCCTGATCATCGTTGCCGACGACCAGGCCACGTCGGACTTCGGCTTTTACGACCCCAAGTCGACCCTCGAAACCCCGAATCTCGACCGCCTTGCCGCCGAGGGCACGGTCCTTGATGCCGCCTATCACATGGGCTCGTGGTCGGGAGCCGTGTGCACTCCGTCACGCCACATGATCATGTCCGGCGCCTCTGTCTGGCATTTACCGCGAAAGAAGCGCGACGGAGCCGGAGCGAAGCTGGCGGCGAGCCTCGCAGACAACAGCCTCGCCGCGGTCTTCAACCGGGCCGGCTACGACACCATGCGTACTTGCAAGAACGGGAACTCGTTCGCGGCCGCCAACCGGAAGTTCCAGGTCGTCAGGGACGCCAGCAAGCGGGACGCCCCCGACCCGTTGGGCAGCGGATGGCATGCGCAGCAGGTCCTCGATTATCTGGCACAGCGGGAAGTGGAAAAGGACCCGGACCCGTTCCTGATCTACTTCGGCTTTTCGCATCCGCACGATACCCGGAACGGCAAGGACGATCTGCTGGCGAAATACGGTGCGAGCAATCACACCGACCGGTCCGTTCTGCCGAAACTCGGGGCAAAGTCACCACCGCTGCCACCGAACTATCTCCCGCGCCACCCGTTCGACAGCACCCACATGGGTTGCCGCGACGAAGTCAACGTTTCCGGGGTTTGGGACAAGCGGGACCCGGCGACGGTGCGGAACGAAATCGGCCGCGAGTTCGCCTGCAGCGAGAACATCGACATCCAGGTCGGCAAGGTGCTCGCGAAACTGGAAACCATGGACCAACTGGAGAACACCATCGTCATCTACACCTCCGACCACGGGATCGCAATCGGCCGGCATGGCCTGATGGGCAAGCAGAACCTCTACGAGCACACATGGCGCGTCCCGTTCATTGTCAAGGGCCCCGGGATCAAGGCCGGACACCGGGCACCCGGCAACGCCTACCTCATGGACCTGCTCGCCACCTGCTGCGACTTCGCCGGCATCGAGTCCCCTCCGACCAATGAGGGCACCAGCCTCCGCCCGATCCTTGAAGGCAAGAAGGAAACGGTCCGAGACACCCTCTACGGCGTCTACTGCGGTGGAACCAAACCGGGAATCCGCAGCGTACGAAGCGGCGATTGGAAACTGGTGAAGTACGAGGACGAGAAGAACGGCACCGTTCATACCCAGCTTTTCGATCTCGCCTCGAACCCGCTTGAGCTGCTCCCCGCCCACCATGACTCCGCCGTCTCGAAGCTCACGGGGATCAAGCCGGACGGAGTGCAGACCAACCTAGCCGCCAAGCCGGAGTTCGAAGCCAAGCGGAAAGAGCTCGAGGAACTACTGCTTCGGCAGATGAAGGATCACGACGACCCTTACCGGTTCTCCGACCATACCGGGAGCTGA
- a CDS encoding alpha/beta hydrolase yields the protein MRRFLPLLGFLLLPACTFLPRPAPVPVPTETHEPEGKADELVILLPGRHSLPSEFRREGFLELVRGKHPSATIVAPDLHIGYYRNRSATERIHRDLVVPAREAGIRDVTLVGISMGGLGAVLYDLEHPGMAKSLVLLSPFLGDEEVIEDIRASSGLESWRPKGPEPDGFSRRVWIGLQKQWLNGHSRPDLLLGCGRSDRLAATSKLFQREFLNRGEAAWLAGDHNWPTWKCLYAELNRQPRVPETLEP from the coding sequence ATGAGACGCTTCCTTCCCCTGCTCGGCTTTCTTCTGCTCCCCGCCTGCACCTTCCTGCCCCGGCCTGCACCCGTCCCCGTGCCGACCGAGACGCATGAGCCCGAGGGCAAGGCCGATGAGCTCGTGATCCTCCTCCCGGGCCGCCACAGCCTCCCATCGGAGTTCCGGCGCGAAGGATTCCTCGAACTGGTCCGGGGCAAGCACCCCTCGGCGACGATTGTCGCCCCGGACCTGCACATCGGCTACTACCGGAACCGTAGTGCGACCGAGCGTATCCATCGCGATCTCGTTGTGCCCGCGCGTGAGGCGGGCATCCGAGATGTCACCCTCGTCGGCATCTCGATGGGCGGGCTCGGTGCCGTGCTCTACGACCTCGAACATCCCGGAATGGCGAAGTCGCTCGTGCTGCTTTCTCCCTTTCTCGGGGATGAGGAAGTCATTGAGGACATCCGGGCAAGCTCCGGACTCGAATCGTGGAGGCCAAAAGGCCCTGAGCCCGACGGGTTCAGTCGCAGAGTGTGGATCGGTTTGCAGAAACAATGGCTTAACGGACATTCCCGTCCCGACCTCCTGCTCGGCTGTGGTCGCTCCGACCGCCTCGCCGCCACCAGCAAGCTCTTCCAACGCGAGTTCCTTAACCGTGGCGAGGCTGCTTGGCTGGCGGGCGATCATAATTGGCCGACTTGGAAGTGTCTGTATGCCGAACTGAATCGCCAACCCCGCGTCCCCGAAACCCTTGAACCATGA
- a CDS encoding sulfatase, protein MTVVKYLLLATALVLPCLAKPNIILFYADDLGWTDLGCQGSDYYESPRIDALAKEGMTFSQAYAGAANCAPSRACLITGLYTPRHGVFTVGKSDRGKSKDRKLIPIENRTVLDPKFPALPQALQKAGYATCVAGKWHLSKDPKPYGFDHNIGACDWGHPKSYFSPYKSPVLKDGPKGEHLPARLAKDVSDWIRTRKDDPFFVYFPFYSVHTPIEAESEVTARYKSKTAGTHHDNPKYAAMIDAMDRAVGTVLDTLAELGLEDDTIVVFTSDNGPHAGFSTADPLSGSKGMYLEGGIREPFIVRWPGKTKAGSRCDIPVHQVDLFPTLVKAAGGELPELLDGVDFGPLAAGGAIGSRNLFWHFPGYLEAYGPVHGDQSKHFRTTPCSVIRKGDWKLIEYFEDGSLRLFNLADDPSEKQDRLQSDPEKAEELLGELKAWRKETDAPVPTRPNPDYKG, encoded by the coding sequence ATGACCGTGGTGAAGTACCTCCTGTTGGCGACGGCACTGGTCCTGCCCTGCCTCGCGAAACCCAACATCATCCTCTTCTACGCGGACGACCTCGGCTGGACCGACCTCGGCTGCCAGGGATCCGACTACTACGAATCCCCCAGAATCGATGCCCTCGCGAAGGAGGGCATGACCTTCAGCCAGGCGTATGCGGGAGCGGCCAACTGCGCGCCATCACGAGCCTGCCTCATCACCGGACTCTACACTCCCCGTCACGGCGTCTTCACCGTCGGCAAGTCGGATCGCGGAAAGTCGAAGGACCGCAAGCTGATCCCGATCGAGAACCGGACCGTCCTCGATCCGAAGTTCCCCGCCCTGCCCCAAGCCCTGCAGAAGGCAGGCTACGCGACTTGCGTGGCCGGCAAGTGGCACCTGTCCAAAGACCCGAAACCCTACGGCTTCGACCACAACATCGGCGCCTGCGATTGGGGTCACCCAAAGAGCTACTTCTCGCCGTACAAGTCACCCGTGCTGAAGGACGGTCCAAAGGGGGAACACCTTCCCGCGCGGCTGGCGAAGGACGTGTCGGATTGGATCCGCACCCGGAAAGACGATCCGTTTTTCGTCTACTTCCCGTTCTACTCGGTCCACACGCCGATCGAGGCCGAGTCCGAAGTGACGGCCCGCTACAAGTCGAAGACAGCGGGCACCCACCACGACAACCCGAAATACGCGGCAATGATCGACGCGATGGATCGGGCGGTCGGAACCGTCCTAGACACCCTCGCCGAGCTCGGACTGGAAGACGACACCATCGTGGTCTTCACCTCCGACAACGGCCCCCACGCCGGTTTCTCGACCGCGGATCCTCTGAGCGGCAGCAAGGGCATGTATCTTGAAGGCGGGATTCGCGAGCCGTTCATCGTCCGCTGGCCGGGCAAGACCAAAGCTGGCAGCAGATGCGACATTCCGGTGCATCAGGTCGATCTGTTTCCCACCCTCGTGAAGGCAGCGGGCGGAGAACTTCCCGAACTTTTGGACGGCGTCGACTTCGGCCCGTTGGCGGCTGGAGGAGCCATCGGATCCCGGAACCTTTTCTGGCACTTCCCGGGCTACCTCGAAGCGTATGGCCCGGTCCACGGCGATCAGTCGAAGCATTTCCGGACCACTCCATGTAGCGTGATCCGCAAGGGCGACTGGAAACTGATCGAGTATTTCGAAGACGGTTCGCTGCGCCTCTTCAATCTGGCTGATGACCCGTCCGAAAAGCAGGATCGCTTGCAGTCGGATCCTGAGAAAGCCGAAGAGCTGCTCGGCGAACTCAAGGCGTGGCGCAAGGAGACCGACGCACCGGTCCCGACCCGGCCAAATCCGGACTACAAGGGCTGA
- a CDS encoding sulfatase, with product MYRYLLSLLLILMPAAAAPPNFVIIFTDDQGYGDLGCFGSEKIKTPNIDRLAKEGRRMTSFYVASSVCTPSRAALLTGCYPKRVGLHRHVLFPQSTTGLNPEKTTTIADVLKTVGYKTACVGKWHLGHHAETLPTTQGFDSYYGIPYSNDMSHPDNKSKWRGSLDPIWKAQAESFSKWNAPLVEGTEIIEAPADQRTITRRYTDRAIEFISENKDQPFFLYLAHSMPHIPLFVPDDVADPDPQNAYTCVIEHIDDQVGRIADKLRELGLDKNTYLIYTSDNGPWLQFKHHGGSAGPLRAGKGTTYEGGQRVPCVVWAPGRVPAGTESDAFTSTMDILPTIADLAGAKLPEQRIDGHNIRGSLTGKADSPRKEMVFYTARGELEGIRSGNWKFLLKNSKKKATPELYDLSSDLAESANLAKSKPEVVESLTQRMRALDKEITEHAIPVWTKP from the coding sequence ATGTACCGATATCTCCTTTCCCTCCTCCTGATCCTCATGCCGGCCGCCGCAGCGCCGCCGAATTTCGTCATCATCTTCACCGACGATCAGGGCTATGGAGACTTGGGCTGCTTCGGCTCCGAGAAGATCAAGACGCCGAACATTGACCGGCTCGCGAAGGAAGGCCGTCGCATGACGAGCTTCTACGTCGCGTCATCCGTTTGCACGCCATCCAGAGCCGCGCTCCTGACCGGTTGCTATCCGAAGAGGGTCGGGCTCCATCGCCACGTGCTTTTCCCGCAAAGCACCACCGGCCTCAATCCGGAGAAAACAACCACGATCGCGGATGTGCTGAAGACCGTCGGCTACAAGACCGCCTGCGTCGGCAAGTGGCACCTCGGTCACCATGCCGAGACGCTCCCCACCACCCAAGGATTCGATTCCTACTACGGCATCCCCTACTCGAACGACATGAGCCACCCCGACAACAAGAGCAAGTGGCGGGGATCGCTCGACCCGATCTGGAAGGCCCAGGCGGAGTCGTTTTCCAAGTGGAACGCTCCTCTGGTCGAAGGCACCGAGATCATCGAGGCGCCGGCGGACCAGCGCACCATCACCCGCCGCTACACCGACCGCGCCATCGAGTTCATCAGCGAGAACAAGGACCAACCTTTCTTCCTCTACCTCGCTCACTCGATGCCCCACATCCCGCTCTTCGTCCCGGACGACGTCGCCGATCCCGATCCGCAGAACGCCTACACCTGCGTGATCGAACATATCGACGATCAGGTCGGGCGGATCGCCGACAAGCTCCGCGAGCTCGGCCTCGATAAGAACACCTACCTGATCTATACCAGCGACAACGGTCCTTGGCTCCAGTTCAAGCATCACGGCGGATCCGCCGGGCCGCTCCGCGCCGGCAAGGGCACAACCTACGAAGGCGGACAGCGGGTGCCGTGTGTCGTTTGGGCTCCGGGTCGGGTTCCGGCCGGGACCGAGAGCGACGCCTTCACCTCGACCATGGACATCCTGCCCACCATCGCCGATCTCGCCGGAGCGAAACTCCCCGAACAACGGATCGATGGCCACAACATCCGCGGGAGCCTCACCGGCAAGGCCGACTCGCCGCGCAAGGAAATGGTCTTCTACACCGCAAGGGGCGAACTCGAGGGCATCCGCTCTGGCAACTGGAAGTTCTTGCTCAAGAACTCGAAGAAGAAGGCAACCCCCGAACTCTACGACCTGTCGTCGGATCTGGCCGAATCCGCCAATCTGGCGAAATCGAAACCCGAAGTGGTCGAGTCCCTCACGCAGCGCATGCGCGCGCTCGACAAGGAGATCACCGAGCACGCCATCCCCGTCTGGACCAAGCCATGA